A region of the Salvia splendens isolate huo1 chromosome 11, SspV2, whole genome shotgun sequence genome:
ACCAATGCACAAGTAGCTGTGAAAGTTCCAAACACTCCCTCGGGACAATATTGAACATATGCTACAGAacattttttttgaagtttTACAGCACAAACTGTAAGTGAATGTCTAGGTCTCTCTTACGCGCAGCTCGCTTAATTATTATAGAACTTCATCTTATTACAAAATGAAGTACCATTACATCCTATAGAAACTTGTAAATTGTCTGGAACGAAGAAACTCAATAAACACTCATTGACTCGAAAAAATTATTGGCTCCCACAAACTGTAAATAACACTGCGGATATTGTACTAATATCTTGTACAAAGACAGGTCAGAGcatatcaaataaaattttagCCCAATTGTAAGAGTCCAACTTCAAAGAAAAATCCAGGGAGCAAATAATTACATAACCTGAAAAATATACCTTAGCTGAGTCTTTTGACGGCGTACTACTCCCAGAGGATTTGCTTACCCTCTTTCTCTTTTTACCCTTATTTGACTGTTCCTTAAAAATGGAATATATATGAATAAGAGTTGGAAGATATAACTGGtgaaataataaatgaaaaagtCATAAAGAATCAACGAAGTTAAAACCTGCTCTTTATCAGCAAGTAATTCAGAGGTTGTTGCATGAGGTTCCACCAAAAAATCTATCAACTTAGAAATAATATCTTCCTGAAAACAGGAAAGCAGAAACTGAGTAACTCATTCCATCAGTAAACAATGTGGTAAACGTGAATAGGTGATCTAGAGTACATAAACACAATTATGCATGGTTGCCAACGACGCAATAATGATTAACAAGAAAGAGGTCAGTAGTACAACATCTTAAAGATCCAGAATATATGGACTAGAAATGGGAACCAAGCTACTGTAACTCAATTTACAACTTTGGTCTAGCTGCTTGAACATAAGAAATATAAACTAACCTTCCTTGAATGAGTCTTGGAGATGGGTATATCAAGGATGTCACAGAACTCCAACAGTTTCTCCTTGATACACTTGTCAAGTTTCTCTTTGATTTTAATAATTTGCTTTTCCTGATATCACGTTCATATGAAGCACATAAAGCTCAATGTCTAAGTGGAGAACCGAAGAAAGAGATATTCAAACTTAAGGAAAACCAACTAATAAGTTTCAATTTCACCTCATTATCATTCCAAACAAATCCAGAGAATCTTGATATGTGTGTTTTGACTTCAGCAGCCTGCATAAACCAGTAAAGTATAAATGCAAAGAAATAATCCAGAATTTGTTTACCAGACCGGATAGTTTAGCTCCCCATGCAGACTGGCATTCATATACTTATCAAAGACACCATCTTATCAAGTGCAGGAATTAGATAGGATTAATATTAGAAAGCAAACTAACAGGAATTGGAGTAAGATTGGTAAGACTGGTTAAGCTGAGTTTCAGAACCAGCAAGAGCAAAGAAAACGAGTTTTATGGGAACCaggaaatgaaaacatgaaaTCACATTCAGGAACCTACAGGTGATTAGTTGTATTGCTACGGGAGAATCTCATAGAGTTCAAAACAAATTCTTCAAAACAACACTTGAGAATGAAATGCTACTTGAATTAGGAATGCAGAGAAAGTTTTAGCGGAATGGATATGCTTTTTAACTCCAAAGTTAACCTAAATTTTACAATATTAGGTTTTTCTCAGAGAAATAATCCAATTGGTACAGAGAGACAAACATGGAACTAAGTGCTGTGAAGCTCAAACCCAGAATAACATTAACTCTAATAGCATTACCTTTCCTCTTCTTGCAAAAAGAATAGTATGCAGCAACTTGAAAGTAACATCAGTCTTCTTTCTTGATAACTTGTATGCCACTGCAGCTCAGACATGAGATCAATTACATTATTAGACACAGGATAATAATGATGAACAACCATGCAATAAACAGCATGTAAAGGAATATACCATTTGGGATATCTTTGAGCGCAGTTCCACGACCCTGAAAGCAAAGCTAATTTGTCAAAGTCCATCCGTAAAACAAAACTTTAGTATGTAACATTCATCCAGTAAAACTTGTATGACAATGGGATAAGACaccaaattgaaaattaaaattggcACCTTGGCAATATGGAATTCCCTAGATGAGTCCTTCTCGATTGTGGCAACCAATCTTTCTACAGATTTTCGCTCACGAATAGGACGGTCAGTTGTAAAAGTTGCAGGGGTTTTCGGCTCTTTGTCCTCTTTATCAACTGAGGCTCTTGTCTCCTCCTTTTTATCCGACGAGGTTTTAGGCTCTTTTGACTTTTTCTCGTTGGGGGTTCTTGCTGCTTTATCATCATTTGCTTTAGAAAcctttttattattctttttctttccagCACTATTCTTTGTTCTCGAGCGTTTCTTAGATTCTCTCTGTTTGCTAGGCTTCTCATCATTTGCTTCATCCTCTTTCACTCCATCAGCCTCCTCTTCAACCTTATCCTCATCCATATTATTGGTTTCCTCTTCAGCACTCTCCTCCTTTTCCTCATTATCAATATCCACCTTTTCAACTTCTGCTGCAATGTCTTTCTTTTCTCTGTCCAATTCAGATTCTTCCTTTTCTATGTCCAGTGCAGTTTCTTCCTTTTCTCTGTCTGCTGCAGTTTCTTCCTTTTCTATGTTCGTTGCAGGTTCTTCCTTTTCTCCGTCCGCTGCAGGTTCTTCCTTTTCCCTGTCAGCTGTCGTTTCCTCCTTTTCCCTGTCAGCTGCCGTTTCCTCCTTTTCTTTGTCCGCTGCTGTTTCCTCCTTTCCTTTGTCAGCTGCTGTTTCCTCGTTTTCATTGTCAGCTGCCGTTTCCTCCTTTTCGTTGTCAGCTGCCATTTCCACCTTTTCTATATCTGCTGTCGTTTCCTCCTTTTCCTTGTCCGCTGCAGTTTCTTCCTCTCCCTCTTTTGCATCATTTTCAGCAGTTTCCTCACATTTGTTGCCATCATCTTTGTCCACATCCATACTTTGAGCCTTACTCTTGGCATCATCCTGTTTATCTATTTCCATTTCTTTTACTCCATTTTGATGCTCTCCTTCATTTTCCATAACTGGCACAGCTTTACCCTCCACCTCAGCTTTCCCGTTTGCTAAAGGCTCAGGCTTCTCAGATACCACATCCCCTTCCCCCATAATAGCTCAAAGGAACCAACTTGCTCAAAGCACACTGCACATTAATTGAGGTTTTTATTGTACCATCAATACAGCATGCATTCATGAAAACATAAAATGATGATAAATCATCAAATTGACATAAAGATACACCAAAAGCAAAGTCAAGAGGTATAACATGGTAATTAACTCCCAtcacacaaaaaaaatgtaaCCTATGACCATGAGACTAGCCAAACATGGGTGATTGGAATTGAAAGAGATCTTGAATTCACAAACATTTACCCCTAAACACACTGCATATCATGAAAAAAGGCTGATTTCAAAGAACAAAATCAGCATGCCCTAACAAGATCTACAGGATCACTATCACCGCAACTACCTCATCAAAActgaaagaaacaaaataacCACATTCAGCATGAAAAGCGAGTAAAACATAATCTAATCTAAGGATCGAGATTCATAAAGCACAATTCAAAACCCTAAGTGCAAAGCTGCTAAATTCAACCTCAATTTCACTAAGAAAGCTGGGAAAAAAACAGGCTGCAGTTCCCGTAACTGAAAGGGGGGCAAACAGTAACCGGAATTAAGTTAAACTTACGATAATAAATGCGGAATTGGGAGGTAGAAGAGCTTCTTCGGAAGTTAATTGTCACAGTGCAACGATTTTACTggttttttcttctctctctaaaatttaTGTTGGGTTCACCATTTGGGGGATGAGCTTTTATATCGCGGACACCAAATTCGGATTTTAAATCCAGTTAAATGCCATGTCGGATCGTGAAGCCAGACACTCGGCGGGATTCCGAAACTAGACATGTATTTGACGGCTCAGATGGGCTTGGAAAGTAATGGACGGCTGAGATTTCGTATTCCTTTGAATGTGCTGATCCGGATTCGGTTGACCTTTGGTAACAGCCATTTCCTCATTTATTGGGCTTCATTGGGCCTAAGAAACTATTGTAGTCAAAACAAAAaccaaagaaaaaatatatttttttagtataaaGTAACCTTTTTGGTAGCCCAATTTATTTAATACTTGGGAcgatattaattataaaaccTAGTAAATTTGCCACATAAACTCGAATAGATCAGTGATAGATTTTGTTTGACTGAAATGTTAATGTCGGTTAATTAGGGGAGAGTTGAATTAGAATTATACATAATTCACTTTTGTCATTATGGTTTATTGACCAAAAGtaaattatttccattttcgaTAAATTCTGCGAAATATGAACAACCTAAACCGTAAAAACGGGGTTGTTGGATAGCAATACAAGTGTCTTGATGCTACGCGAAGTGCTACATGGCAAGGATCTAGGATTAATGCCAATCAACTGGAACAACTTTGTATAtataggggtgtcgaaacgggtaatCCCGAACCCGACCCGATACCCGCCGGGAATCGGGAAACGGTGCGGGGTCAGATATAATAATTTTAGGTtttgcgggtatcgggtatcccgATACTCGACCGGGTAATCCCGATAGTCCCAAAAATACcagatatatattaatattttataatttttattttttattttaatacttgcTGACTGGGCTGGCTTAAAAATCATAgtgtaattttttattagtaatatattaCAAAACgtattttttaagtttttaacttttaattagggttagggttaagATCACAAATCTTTTTTTCGTCTTTTCTCTTACTCTACAGTCTACGATTCAACTCCTTGTCTCCTTCCACCCGCCTCCTCCCTCCTTCCACTCGTGATGGCAAGTATAATTCTTATTTATACACAATTTACATTTCCTTTTCATATTATAAGAATTAGAATTCTTATTTGTTtctgtttatttgtttagtttTAGTCAGGATTGACGCCATGGCTCCAACGAGCAATGTCCATGGTGCACGAGTGATGCACgcgccagatgaagaatgaTTGGTGAAACCATGTGAAACTTTTATTACCTTAGACTTTTGGTTGAagttatttacttattttatatttagactTTTGATTAAAGTAAGACATCGTTGCTTACTTAGTTAATGTTTTCATATTTAGATTTTTGAATGGTAATTTGGAGTTTGGATTTTCTGGCATTGTAATTGAATTTGGACTACATATTTACATGTGGTATTTGTGCAGCTCATATGATTATTTAAAGccgatatttaaaaaaaaattaaaatataagttctcaattattcttaaaatttattcaaatgaGCATTTGTGCAGCTCATATGATTACTTAATCATCTAATTCCTTATTTATTCTTGAATTTAGATGTATaagtataataatataaaagatTGAGATTTTTAACTTAAAAATTAGAAAGATACGAAGACAAAGAATCAAAGATTACATGGCTTGATGTCAAttctcaacaaaattaaataataaaaaaaagtttcaaGTGAGTCTATTACATTCAGcaagtagtatttttaaaaaagcatctaaaatatacaaataatattttaaaaaagaagatttcaaaaaaaaaagtttcaggTCGGGTACCCGCGGTGTCTATTGCGAGATACCCGACTAACTGCGGGATGGGTATTAGGACTAACTTTTGGGCCAAAATCGGGTgcgggtacccgtttcgacacccctacgTATATATATGGAAAATCGAAAGGATCCCATTCGAGCAAGTTTCCAGGACAATCCAGCTTAACTCATTGTTATATGTTTACACACTTTTGTATTGGCGCTTTGGTCCGTGACCCCTTAAATGCAGAAGGCACCCTTGGGGTGATCGCGTAGTTCCTACGGCATGGTTAATAACTAGCCGTTTTGATTCTTTTGAAAAACTCTGACAAATTTAATAGATTGTTTTAGACCTAGAGCGCAAGGAGTTTTATTCACTATTTCCTTACGTACTGGAGTTATAACATTTGAATTTCTCTTACAATCCACTTTAAAAATGCATACTGTTACACAAAAAACTACATATAAATTCCATCttcttatctttattttattttttaagggaCTCCAGTGTATGACCATACTTTTGGGGTAGATTGATCGAAAAAAGTCGTGGAATAAAACAAGCGATCAGTAAATAAGATCAATTTGACTGGATTTTGAGCGAGAATGATACGCGGAAATGAGAGAAACAATAGAACATGCAAGAATACAAGGCATGggtgaatatattttgtatcATGCATTATTTTTTGTTCATGTGTTTTGTTTTGCAGTGCATCAAATCTCAATCAAATTATGATTCATGCAAATACTTTCTTACAAAAAGTGATGAAGTAGAAGAGCAACTTAACATTATGAACTAAACCATTATGATGCTACTAATCAACTCCATTCATCAAAAATTCGATTTAAATGTTTTATGCAGATATTAGAGCATGACTAATTCACAGAGAGGAAATGAGATCACAAACCATGCAGATGAGAATGATGAATGAAGAAAGATGCATTTCAATTTGCAGCTTGGCATTTTTCTGTCATGTTCCAGCGGCCGAGGCTTCTTTTCTTCATCCATCATAGTGCCAGGTGGGAGACTTCCCCAAACTCCCTTGTTTTCGAAATTAATCAAGAGCCGTCGCCTTTTCTGATCATTGTTCCTTCACACCTGTGCAGTGATTTATATCAACTTCTGGGAGGGAGATAAAGCGTGCAAACGATACTTGAATATCTGCAAACAGTTTCAAACTACCTTTTCCTGTAATTTCTTTATGATTCTTTGTTAGGTATTCATCTTAAGTTAAGAGAAAGGGGGAACCTTACAAGGCAACATTGCTTCAAACCGGTTCCAGAAATACAACCTCATTACTCACCATATGGAAGGGTCGACCTTCCGAGGAATCTACTAGTTCGTATTTAAAAGTTTTCATGCGACTTAGCTAGTCCTTCATTTGGCATGTgtttttgtttcttcttttttatcAATTCTCTAGCTTCATATCTACAGTATAAGGGGGAGGGTGAGGGATACGTGCAATTTATCTTTCATGAAAAAAATGTACCTAACTGTTTTAAGACGTCTAGAACTGGAAATTCCATCATCGGCCATTCACTATAAGTCATTAAGTGAAGAAGATAATAGAACAAGCATGTGGTTCAAGAGTTTCAACTAAGTAAGCCATATGTAGGAGTAGTGAGTACATCGAAATTCTCACCACAACTGATGCCAAGGAACTCCAGTCCAGAAGCTGAAGGTGTCAATCCATACTTGGCCAAATATTCAGCATTGTAAAACTTACTCAAATGCCTCATACCACTGTCACATAAAATTGTGACGATGGTGTGACCAGGGCCCATTTGTTGAGCCACTCTGACAGCTCCAACACAGTTCATTGCTGAAGAACTACCAAGAAACAACCCATCATTCTTCAATAAATACCTGTCAGGCCAATCACAGACAGAAGAATTTCAATCAGTGTCACAGTTCGAAAGAGTGCTGTTTAAGGAATAAACTTCACTGAGAAGTGAGACGCTGAAGCTTAACAGGATACATTACTACCCTCCAACTATGGTATAACAATAAACATGTCGTTGGCCTGGCTTTCTACTTTCTAGTTCATTTATTGTCTATCGCACAAACAAGCAGTGGCGTTTCATGAGCAATACTTAGGACCAATTATGCCTGTTTTCTGCTTTTAAATGGAAGGCATGAAATGGTCCCCGAGTATTGGCATTTTCACAGCAAGTACAGAGATGAATATTCCTAAACACGTTTTACAGCTTGCCCATGACTTGTAGATATGGAGAATGAGCATTAGCATGCATCAATGATTGTTATTGACATATTACCCAACTTTAAACATCATTTGATTCAGGGAAAAGGATAGATTATACTAACCTAGACATTTCAACAGCCTCCTTATCTGAGCCTCGAAAAGCCCCATCAAGTTCTGCAGCTTTGAAATTTTCTGTCAATCTGTTAATTCCGATTCCTTCAGTGATCGTATCGAAGGGATTTTTTAACCTCCGTCCTTCAGCTTCCTCTCTTGTGTACATCACTCCTCTTGTTACCTTGTTGAACAGACCAGAACCAGGTGGGTCGACTAGAAAGCACTTGGTAGAGGAATCCTTGTCCTGTCGATTATGTGAAAGAAGGTTACTCACTGTTTCAGTAATGTCAACCTAGGGATTCTACAATTCTTCAATCAACGACCTTCAGATACCGAGAGACTCCAGCGACAGTGCCACCAGTACCAGCAGCGGCAACAAATGCATCCAATTTTCTACCAACCTGTTCCCAAATCTCAGGTCCAGTACCCTCATAGTGAGCTCTGAAATTGGCAAGGTTCTCAAATTGATCAGCAAAAAAACCACCTTTGCAGTCGGGTAAGTAATTTGAACTCTTCGCTTCAGAGACTGCATCACTGCCATTCAGCTGATTGAAATGGTTACCAATTTCGCTCGTTTCTTGGTACTTTGAGGCTAGTTCATTTGCCTCGTGCGCTCTTCTCCGGGCAATATTTACAAAGTGCTCTTTGTGGGTGATTGAAACCGGCCTCACTCTTTCCACAGTGGCACCAAGAGCTTCCAGGATTTGAGACTGCAAAGCATGATGAAAGAGTAAACAAAAATATAGTGAGATTAATTCATCTACACCTGATCTCTGAAGAAGAGCAACTGTATACAGCTTGTACAAGGAAGAAATGCACCAAATATTGCTCAGCACAACAAAGAATCCATGAATAATGACGAAAGTGGAACCTCTTTTATGAACATATCTTACATACCTTCTCGATGGCAGCATCATCCGGAATGACTACATGGCACCTGCATCCAACAGCCGGAGCCACAGTTGCAAGACTGATGGCTGTGCTTCCAGCACTTCCTTCAGTGACCACTCCCCCAGGAGACAGAGCTCCACATTCTAGAGCCTGCAAATACAACCAAAACAAATTACAGAACCATGACAAACTATACAAATTAGGAGTATATTGCATAAAATTATACAGCTTCAGCAACCTATTGTCTTATAGAAAAATCGAATCATCTCTCTCAGAAAAACCTATCTAAtataaaaagtaagagagggaatatGGATAGGCGGGTAGATCAGAATCTAAGAAACCATTTTCATTGGCATCCAAAAATGTTAGGTGTTAATAGATCTTGTCAGATATTACCGACTTTATAAAAAGGTACAAGGTGTTGGATTTTGGTCGACTTAGCTCACAAGCTGATAATTTTGACAGACAAATTGTGATTACCAAGACTATGATTGATACAAGAGGTTTTTCTACAATACATGATCCTTATCTGATAAAAGGAAAAGGTTGGGCAGAGCCCCTCAGTTTCATTATTTTGGGATCAAAATGATAGTAACTTTTTAAACACATTAGAAATTATTATGAGCTCAAGAACATCTTATAGATGTTTCATAAAGTTTAGATCAGCAAAAACAACCCTCTTATATAGGCTGCAGTCCTactgttgaaaagtaaaatgcggaaaataaaatactattgcagaaagtaaaagatgaggagaactttaaagactacattgtgaatgacttgtGTTCTATTATCTCCATggttacacaactatatatagactctaattctagctaaacatggaaaatatattctaattatactaatatcctttttatttgattttcaataatcttcattgatttccttctttattcttgccatatCTTCATCACTTGCCTtattgttctccaattaattaattttcttattgcaacactccccctcaagttaagtatcgagtttttcgacacttaacttgcacgatctttaatttgataaatagtttatactcgtatttaagagttcttcaattcccattgacagtttatgctcgtatcatagagcttcttcaattcatcattgattGTTTAGGCTCGTATCAAAGAgttattgaaagtttagactcgtttcaaggagctcttcattcatcattgaaagtttagactcgtttcaatgagttcttcaattttctgttgacggttttaactcgtatcaaggagctcttcaattttctgttgacagttttaactcgtgtcaatgagctattcaattttttgttgccagttttaactcgtgtcaaggagcttgtctaaacagtttttactcatatttaggagctatcttagatagtttttgctcgtatctaggagccatcttagatagttttaactCATATCAAGGAGCCATCAGACAGTTTTAGCTCATATCTAGGAGCtaattctgacagttttgactcttgtcgaggagctagttctgacagttttgactcatgtcgaggagctaaatcagacagttttgactcttgtcgaggagctaatctagacagtttttgctcttgtctaggagccatcttagacAGTTTTAACTCATATCTAGGAGCCAATTCAGACCATTCTCAGTCCATTCCAAACTCAAACTATGAGtccattattttcatttcttttctttcttgagccTAATAACTACTAGGCCCAAATTTATTTCTCCTTTTTTGAAGACCCTAACAATGAAGACGTGAAACCATCAGCCTCCTTTATGTTTCTTCATGGGTCTTTTCTCGGTGACATACTCTCAATCCATGCCACCTCCGGCGAGTAATCGCCAAACTCTATGGAGCCTCTGCTCCGTATGTCATTATTCTCTGACAATACTTTTGGTCGTCCATCCGAAGTCTGCTCATTTCTCGACGGTGAGAATTCTCCCGTCACTCCTTCAATCCAGTTTCTATTTCTTCAACAGCCGACGTTTCGCGGCCATTGTGCATCCCCCATCTCTGTGTGGCGACAC
Encoded here:
- the LOC121756339 gene encoding myb-like protein X isoform X2, whose amino-acid sequence is MGEGDVVSEKPEPLANGKAEVEGKAVPVMENEGEHQNGVKEMEIDKQDDAKSKAQSMDVDKDDGNKCEETAENDAKEGEEETAADKEKEETTADIEKVEMAADNEKEETAADNENEETAADKGKEETAADKEKEETAADREKEETTADREKEEPAADGEKEEPATNIEKEETAADREKEETALDIEKEESELDREKKDIAAEVEKVDIDNEEKEESAEEETNNMDEDKVEEEADGVKEDEANDEKPSKQRESKKRSRTKNSAGKKKNNKKVSKANDDKAARTPNEKKSKEPKTSSDKKEETRASVDKEDKEPKTPATFTTDRPIRERKSVERLVATIEKDSSREFHIAKGRGTALKDIPNVAYKLSRKKTDVTFKLLHTILFARRGKAAEVKTHISRFSGFVWNDNEEKQIIKIKEKLDKCIKEKLLEFCDILDIPISKTHSRKEDIISKLIDFLVEPHATTSELLADKEQSNKGKKRKRVSKSSGSSTPSKDSAKSHKKTGSASKNAAEAKVTPPESEDESGEEKDDEHDEEGVNGIPERSDDEMSEQAVSDEKESESEKKESESEKESSDDNGKKKRRLSKSTAKKGSTSKAKTQKKTTPKKATPLPKKVSANSKSISSTSDKKPSNKKKEESDKKVSAPKKSAVKESPGNKVLKVKDKLKEEKLKPSDDKLREAICELLKEVDFNTVTFTDILKQLAQQFDTDLAPRKSSVKLMIQEELTKLADAEQADEEEEEDDVVDAEKKNKASTQGVKV
- the LOC121756339 gene encoding myb-like protein X isoform X1, yielding MGEGDVVSEKPEPLANGKAEVEGKAVPVMENEGEHQNGVKEMEIDKQDDAKSKAQSMDVDKDDGNKCEETAENDAKEGEEETAADKEKEETTADIEKVEMAADNEKEETAADNENEETAADKGKEETAADKEKEETAADREKEETTADREKEEPAADGEKEEPATNIEKEETAADREKEETALDIEKEESELDREKKDIAAEVEKVDIDNEEKEESAEEETNNMDEDKVEEEADGVKEDEANDEKPSKQRESKKRSRTKNSAGKKKNNKKVSKANDDKAARTPNEKKSKEPKTSSDKKEETRASVDKEDKEPKTPATFTTDRPIRERKSVERLVATIEKDSSREFHIAKGRGTALKDIPNVAYKLSRKKTDVTFKLLHTILFARRGKAAEVKTHISRFSGFVWNDNEEKQIIKIKEKLDKCIKEKLLEFCDILDIPISKTHSRKEDIISKLIDFLVEPHATTSELLADKEQEQSNKGKKRKRVSKSSGSSTPSKDSAKSHKKTGSASKNAAEAKVTPPESEDESGEEKDDEHDEEGVNGIPERSDDEMSEQAVSDEKESESEKKESESEKESSDDNGKKKRRLSKSTAKKGSTSKAKTQKKTTPKKATPLPKKVSANSKSISSTSDKKPSNKKKEESDKKVSAPKKSAVKESPGNKVLKVKDKLKEEKLKPSDDKLREAICELLKEVDFNTVTFTDILKQLAQQFDTDLAPRKSSVKLMIQEELTKLADAEQADEEEEEDDVVDAEKKNKASTQGVKV
- the LOC121756353 gene encoding cysteine synthase 2-like; amino-acid sequence: MAELARNASAAVTALSLIGLLSYIIFHNNKSRSRKPALRKRPSGVVSAIGNTPLIRIDSLSDATGCEILGKAEFLNPGGSVKDRVALKIIQEALECGALSPGGVVTEGSAGSTAISLATVAPAVGCRCHVVIPDDAAIEKSQILEALGATVERVRPVSITHKEHFVNIARRRAHEANELASKYQETSEIGNHFNQLNGSDAVSEAKSSNYLPDCKGGFFADQFENLANFRAHYEGTGPEIWEQVGRKLDAFVAAAGTGGTVAGVSRYLKDKDSSTKCFLVDPPGSGLFNKVTRGVMYTREEAEGRRLKNPFDTITEGIGINRLTENFKAAELDGAFRGSDKEAVEMSRYLLKNDGLFLGSSSAMNCVGAVRVAQQMGPGHTIVTILCDSGMRHLSKFYNAEYLAKYGLTPSASGLEFLGISCGVKEQ